The following are encoded in a window of Roseimaritima ulvae genomic DNA:
- the aroH gene encoding chorismate mutase: MSESASDTSSERRWMCRGVRGATTVEANDRDQILTATRQLLALVMRRNQLVPEDIASVTFTVTKDLDAEFPALAARQLGWLDVPLLCSYEVAVSGSLPLCIRVLIHWNTDRRQDEIQHVYIKGAKALRPDLSKLPPVDFEELERWIQQQISDSQHSRS; encoded by the coding sequence ATGTCAGAATCTGCCTCCGACACTTCCTCTGAACGCCGCTGGATGTGTCGCGGAGTGCGCGGTGCCACCACGGTCGAAGCCAACGACCGCGATCAAATCTTGACCGCCACCCGGCAATTGCTAGCCCTGGTGATGCGGCGCAATCAGTTGGTGCCTGAGGATATTGCCAGCGTGACGTTTACAGTCACCAAAGACCTGGACGCCGAATTCCCCGCCCTGGCCGCTCGCCAACTGGGCTGGCTGGACGTGCCGCTACTGTGCAGTTACGAAGTCGCCGTCAGCGGGTCGCTGCCGCTGTGTATCCGGGTCCTGATCCACTGGAACACCGACCGTCGGCAAGACGAGATTCAGCATGTTTACATCAAGGGGGCCAAAGCCCTCCGCCCGGACTTGTCGAAGTTGCCGCCGGTCGATTTTGAAGAGTTGGAGCGATGGATTCAGCAGCAGATTTCCGACAGCCAACACAGCCGTTCGTAA
- a CDS encoding CehA/McbA family metallohydrolase — MPMIRRLLAVAAGCLLAMLPHPGLLQAQQNDVGIEHVAAQPLASNVRRMLQALDALGHPLPHPTTAAIETALASRQSAPIQRALDSQVLAVVTLNPEQRVSVRRGPGKAVLQQAGYLPVLIKVVNRSTTTPRLRIHSPQAGAVYAGTTELSMRRQQQTELLENQNTAVSPERFLGIDVYRDPPMTPQLSGLEVEYLIVLLAANEAGKREAILQFDVGDGTADLEHRNELPVLFDIQPAVPLQLSIRDHDGAASIARLEFRDTQGRVYPLQAKRLAPDFFFQPHIYRTDGEVVLLPPGKFDVLFSRGPEYLVKHTQVDVQADRANELAIELQRWYNANDHGYFSGDHHIHAAGCAHYTHPTEGVSPEDMFRQVQGEGLNVGCVLTWGPCFEHQRKYFGAMANGFGTQDTLLKYDLEISGFGSESLGHVCLLNLNDQTYPGSEGSKTKGWPTWTTPVMRWAKQQGGYAGYAHSASGMTIDPEPASQRLLDRYDSNADGALQLDEVQDALLPAPAVAIDQDRDQRLSEDELVAAHQRAADELPNLAIPEMNGVGAMEICVSSVAGVCDFISAMDTQRIQEWNTWYHLLNCGFDTKVSGETDFPCMSSRRVGQGRVYVQLGKHAPLDFAAWCQGLAAGRSYVSDGFAHLSQWTVDGAAAGFADVSLDGPGTVTVKATVSFAPRTPQGVAYGTQRGDLGTAIVGDTVRLHSERNEQWIEGGTRDVEIVVNGVAVATRTVPADGQLHAIETELPIQQSSWVAVRHFPQLHSNPINVIVDQQPIRASRDSARWCVEITKLLWNNREQNIAEAEREEAKQAFDHAIATFEQIAQEACP; from the coding sequence ATGCCCATGATTCGCCGCTTACTCGCCGTCGCCGCCGGTTGCTTGCTAGCCATGTTGCCGCACCCCGGTTTGTTGCAGGCTCAGCAAAACGACGTCGGCATCGAACACGTGGCCGCTCAGCCCCTGGCGTCGAACGTGCGTCGAATGCTGCAAGCCCTGGACGCTTTGGGGCATCCTCTGCCACACCCCACCACGGCCGCCATCGAAACGGCGCTCGCAAGCCGCCAGTCGGCACCGATCCAGCGCGCCCTCGATTCGCAGGTGCTGGCCGTTGTCACGCTTAACCCCGAACAGCGGGTCAGCGTCCGCCGCGGTCCTGGCAAAGCCGTCTTACAACAAGCCGGGTACCTGCCGGTGCTGATCAAGGTCGTCAACCGCAGCACCACCACGCCGCGGCTGCGGATCCACAGTCCGCAAGCCGGAGCGGTGTATGCCGGCACGACGGAATTGAGCATGCGGCGGCAGCAACAAACGGAACTGCTCGAAAACCAAAACACCGCGGTGTCCCCCGAACGTTTCCTGGGCATCGATGTCTATCGCGATCCGCCGATGACGCCGCAGCTTTCCGGCTTGGAAGTCGAATACCTGATCGTGCTGCTGGCTGCCAACGAAGCCGGCAAGCGCGAAGCCATCTTGCAATTCGACGTCGGCGACGGCACGGCGGATTTGGAACATCGCAATGAGTTGCCCGTGCTGTTTGACATCCAACCGGCGGTCCCATTGCAACTGTCGATCCGCGATCACGACGGCGCGGCCAGCATCGCGCGGCTGGAGTTTCGTGACACACAGGGACGCGTCTACCCGCTGCAAGCCAAACGCTTGGCCCCGGACTTTTTCTTCCAGCCTCACATCTACCGCACCGATGGCGAAGTCGTCCTTCTGCCGCCGGGCAAGTTTGATGTCTTGTTCAGCCGCGGCCCGGAGTACTTGGTCAAACACACCCAGGTCGACGTCCAAGCGGACCGCGCCAACGAGTTGGCGATTGAGTTGCAACGCTGGTACAACGCCAATGACCACGGTTACTTCTCGGGCGACCATCACATCCACGCGGCCGGCTGTGCTCATTACACGCATCCGACCGAAGGCGTTTCGCCCGAAGATATGTTTCGACAAGTCCAGGGAGAAGGTTTAAACGTCGGATGCGTGCTGACCTGGGGCCCCTGCTTCGAGCACCAACGCAAGTACTTTGGCGCCATGGCCAACGGATTCGGAACGCAAGACACGCTGCTGAAATACGATTTGGAAATCAGCGGCTTTGGTTCTGAATCTTTGGGGCATGTTTGCTTGTTGAACCTAAACGACCAGACCTATCCGGGCAGCGAGGGATCGAAAACGAAGGGCTGGCCCACTTGGACCACGCCGGTGATGCGGTGGGCCAAACAACAGGGTGGCTACGCGGGATACGCGCACTCGGCCAGCGGGATGACCATTGATCCGGAACCGGCCAGCCAACGCTTGCTAGATCGCTACGACTCAAATGCAGATGGTGCGTTGCAGTTGGACGAGGTTCAAGACGCTTTGTTGCCGGCTCCGGCGGTTGCAATCGACCAGGACAGAGATCAACGGCTGAGCGAAGACGAACTGGTGGCGGCGCACCAGCGTGCGGCCGATGAGCTTCCGAATTTGGCAATCCCCGAAATGAACGGGGTGGGTGCGATGGAGATTTGCGTCAGCAGCGTGGCCGGCGTCTGCGACTTTATCAGCGCCATGGACACCCAGCGAATCCAAGAGTGGAACACCTGGTACCACTTGTTGAACTGCGGGTTCGATACCAAGGTCTCAGGGGAAACCGATTTCCCCTGCATGAGCAGTCGCCGCGTGGGGCAAGGACGCGTGTACGTGCAACTGGGCAAACATGCCCCGCTGGACTTTGCCGCCTGGTGCCAGGGCTTGGCCGCCGGACGGAGTTACGTTTCGGACGGCTTCGCGCATCTGTCGCAGTGGACGGTCGACGGTGCCGCGGCCGGTTTTGCAGACGTTTCACTGGACGGTCCGGGAACGGTCACGGTCAAGGCCACGGTGTCGTTTGCACCGCGAACCCCACAGGGAGTGGCTTATGGAACGCAACGCGGTGATTTGGGAACAGCCATTGTCGGCGATACGGTGCGACTACACAGCGAGCGGAACGAGCAATGGATCGAAGGCGGAACTCGCGACGTGGAAATCGTCGTCAACGGCGTCGCCGTAGCCACTCGCACCGTACCGGCGGACGGTCAGTTACATGCCATTGAAACGGAGCTACCGATCCAGCAAAGCAGCTGGGTGGCCGTGCGTCATTTCCCGCAGTTGCATTCCAACCCGATCAACGTGATCGTCGACCAGCAGCCGATCCGAGCGTCCCGAGACAGTGCTCGTTGGTGCGTGGAAATCACCAAATTGTTGTGGAACAACCGCGAGCAGAACATCGCGGAAGCGGAGCGCGAGGAAGCCAAGCAAGCCTTCGATCACGCGATCGCAACGTTCGAACAAATCGCCCAAGAGGCGTGCCCGTAG
- a CDS encoding cysteine hydrolase family protein — protein MSSRALLIIDVQREYFEGTFPIRHPAGHLESILDVMDAAREAKVPTVVIRHHQPDPDSPVFRHGSDMWQLHDEIASRPHDELIDKQLPGSFTNTPLDDFLKQRGIDTVSIAGYMTQVCCDTTARQAFHRGYEVEFLRDATGTLDVSNKAGSVTAEQLHESILVAQQMFISDVIDKPTWLERVAADQKAKT, from the coding sequence ATGAGCAGCAGAGCTTTATTAATCATAGATGTGCAGCGCGAGTACTTCGAGGGTACCTTTCCGATCCGTCATCCGGCGGGGCATTTGGAATCGATCTTGGACGTCATGGATGCGGCTCGGGAAGCGAAGGTGCCGACGGTGGTGATTCGCCATCACCAGCCGGATCCCGATTCGCCGGTGTTCCGCCACGGCAGCGATATGTGGCAGTTGCACGATGAAATCGCGTCCAGACCGCACGACGAGTTGATCGACAAGCAGTTGCCCGGCTCGTTCACGAACACGCCGCTGGACGATTTTTTAAAGCAGCGTGGCATCGATACGGTATCGATCGCCGGCTACATGACGCAGGTCTGCTGTGACACGACGGCCCGCCAAGCCTTCCATCGCGGCTACGAAGTCGAATTCCTGCGAGACGCCACGGGCACCTTGGACGTATCGAACAAAGCTGGTTCCGTGACCGCCGAGCAGCTACATGAATCGATCCTGGTTGCCCAGCAGATGTTCATCAGCGACGTGATCGACAAACCCACCTGGCTGGAACGAGTCGCCGCCGACCAAAAGGCCAAAACCTAA
- a CDS encoding GxxExxY protein: protein MFTQEGYDLMGAAFEVYNVLGYGMSEEIYQQSLEIELGLRKIPFLSKAGLQVRYKDQLLTTVYRPDLLTYNEIVVELKATQTLAPEHEAQLFNYMRISKKKVGYLINYGSSGELEWKRIVL, encoded by the coding sequence ATGTTCACGCAGGAAGGTTACGACCTGATGGGAGCGGCGTTCGAGGTTTACAACGTGCTTGGCTACGGCATGTCCGAAGAGATCTACCAGCAAAGCCTTGAGATCGAACTCGGCCTCCGCAAGATCCCCTTCCTCAGCAAAGCGGGACTTCAGGTCCGTTACAAAGACCAACTGCTGACGACCGTCTATCGACCCGACTTGCTGACCTACAATGAGATCGTCGTCGAGCTAAAGGCAACCCAAACGCTTGCCCCGGAACACGAAGCCCAACTGTTCAATTATATGCGAATAAGTAAGAAGAAAGTCGGGTACTTGATCAACTACGGATCGTCAGGCGAGTTGGAATGGAAACGGATCGTTTTGTAG
- a CDS encoding AAA family ATPase yields the protein MTAIENFKQELNRHAKAGGEFLRTDFHVHLPGFDDYEYKSDDCSEKLGQAINDLGIRLAVVLRHESFPTKEQLAELGKHCRRTTLIPGAEINVFVDVMDRKVSKDHFFHCIVAADPESDFGYLMHKAKENLSFKGSEYPSGFHSSIVDVANFFTNEGALFIRAHLHQNVSPDRSRSIDDVYDDHAFLSFVQGGAFSALEVREKSTATFFDGSKSTRDGTPIPKAVCVRSSDAHSHEHMLVRDRSTWVQMENPTFEELKSSIRFPHRVRLDEPSFEHSRILGVHVVGTFLADEWVAFSPSINCLIGCKGSGKTSVLEILRFALNTEVPKERKESVQKHLDHILGPSGYVECLVRDADGDEFLITRRADSSERITITGEDGLSREISTRENSPFDVAILGWHEIEAVADHANARVRLLDRIEGEATVRERYELINQHVESARDMLPALQRKIKRLDESLKRLWQLEKKRDLLKKLEDGDLLELQTKYEKFLAAEQGLVSLATRIQNAREKSQRTIKSQYAFVSSSTEDAVNKCVSVGVEGDLMGQSLADLDKAVSATEQSLANSSSLVTERINMAVVSVQNAFAEFRQREYEPRVNSLPPDEREVLTRQIQIIEETKNLSQVKSKCEELQAEVQRMASEVHEHCDTICKSRDKVCEIRTNNIQRLNEELPTIRMQFNRSADHAKRDRFQKSYRDDAGKFFGFVDQYSGNVPYEKLRSLFSELAALEIDQSSWKTRDLFWDAKFVELLNVVDDDDVQISMEVGEAGFVPIQNLSAGQRCTAVFPLLLRNTRGPLVIDQPEDNLDNRYIADKIAPDLLSKKRTQQFIATSHNANLVVLTDSDLIVHADSDGRTGEFVARGFFGAPGNAIGRSVLDVLDGGKQALLARQRKYGATMPS from the coding sequence ATGACGGCAATCGAGAACTTTAAGCAGGAATTGAATCGCCACGCGAAGGCTGGTGGCGAGTTTCTTCGGACAGACTTCCATGTTCATCTTCCGGGATTTGATGACTACGAATACAAGTCCGACGACTGCAGCGAGAAACTGGGACAAGCGATAAATGATCTGGGCATCAGACTTGCCGTCGTGCTCCGTCACGAATCCTTTCCGACGAAGGAGCAGTTGGCAGAATTGGGGAAGCACTGCAGGCGAACAACGCTCATTCCTGGCGCGGAAATCAACGTATTTGTCGATGTGATGGACCGAAAGGTCAGCAAAGACCATTTCTTCCATTGCATTGTTGCAGCGGATCCTGAAAGCGACTTTGGGTATTTGATGCACAAAGCGAAGGAAAATCTGTCGTTCAAAGGATCTGAGTATCCATCTGGGTTTCATTCTTCGATTGTCGACGTTGCAAACTTTTTCACAAATGAGGGTGCACTGTTCATTCGGGCACACCTGCACCAAAACGTTTCTCCCGACAGATCACGGAGCATCGACGATGTTTACGACGATCACGCTTTCTTGTCGTTTGTCCAAGGAGGAGCCTTTTCGGCACTGGAAGTGCGTGAGAAGAGCACTGCGACATTTTTCGACGGTAGCAAGAGCACGCGTGACGGAACACCAATCCCCAAGGCTGTGTGTGTTCGATCCAGTGATGCACACTCTCATGAGCATATGTTGGTGCGTGATCGTTCGACTTGGGTTCAGATGGAAAACCCAACCTTTGAAGAGTTGAAATCGTCAATTCGCTTCCCACATCGTGTTCGTCTAGATGAGCCAAGTTTTGAGCACAGCCGAATCTTAGGTGTTCATGTCGTGGGAACGTTCTTGGCCGACGAGTGGGTGGCTTTCTCCCCATCGATCAATTGTCTTATTGGATGCAAGGGCTCCGGAAAAACCTCTGTATTGGAAATTCTCCGTTTCGCACTAAACACTGAGGTCCCCAAGGAGCGCAAGGAATCTGTACAAAAACATTTGGACCATATTCTTGGGCCATCTGGTTACGTCGAGTGCCTTGTGCGAGATGCCGACGGTGACGAGTTTTTGATTACAAGGAGAGCTGATAGCTCCGAACGAATAACAATTACGGGCGAGGACGGATTGTCGCGGGAAATCTCAACAAGAGAGAACTCCCCGTTTGATGTCGCAATCCTTGGTTGGCATGAGATCGAAGCGGTTGCAGACCATGCCAACGCAAGGGTTCGGCTTCTCGATCGAATTGAAGGAGAGGCAACCGTCCGGGAACGCTACGAACTCATCAACCAGCACGTAGAATCCGCGCGAGACATGCTCCCGGCATTGCAGCGGAAGATCAAACGACTGGATGAATCGCTCAAGAGGCTATGGCAACTGGAGAAGAAGCGGGACTTACTCAAGAAGCTTGAAGACGGTGATCTCCTCGAACTTCAAACAAAATACGAAAAGTTTCTCGCCGCTGAGCAAGGTCTTGTGTCGCTTGCCACACGCATCCAAAACGCGAGGGAGAAGTCACAACGAACGATTAAATCGCAATACGCCTTCGTTTCATCGAGCACTGAGGATGCAGTAAACAAGTGCGTAAGCGTTGGAGTTGAGGGAGATTTGATGGGGCAAAGTTTGGCTGACCTAGACAAAGCTGTATCGGCGACTGAACAGTCGCTGGCAAACTCATCATCGCTTGTGACCGAGCGTATTAACATGGCGGTCGTCAGCGTGCAGAACGCATTTGCTGAATTCCGGCAGCGCGAGTACGAACCGCGAGTGAATTCACTTCCCCCAGATGAACGCGAAGTGTTGACGCGTCAAATTCAAATCATTGAAGAGACTAAGAATCTTTCTCAGGTAAAATCAAAGTGCGAGGAATTGCAGGCCGAAGTGCAAAGGATGGCGTCCGAAGTACATGAACACTGTGATACGATTTGTAAATCGCGTGACAAGGTCTGCGAGATTCGCACGAACAACATTCAACGGTTGAATGAAGAGTTGCCAACTATTCGGATGCAATTCAATCGTTCTGCTGATCACGCGAAACGAGATCGGTTTCAGAAAAGTTACCGAGATGATGCCGGGAAATTCTTTGGCTTTGTCGACCAGTACTCTGGAAATGTGCCATACGAGAAACTGCGATCACTCTTCTCCGAACTTGCTGCGTTGGAGATAGACCAATCCTCTTGGAAAACTCGGGATCTGTTCTGGGACGCGAAGTTTGTAGAATTACTGAATGTTGTAGATGACGACGACGTGCAAATTTCAATGGAGGTCGGTGAAGCCGGATTCGTTCCAATTCAAAACCTCTCGGCGGGGCAGCGCTGTACAGCGGTTTTTCCTTTGCTGCTGAGGAATACCAGAGGCCCGTTGGTCATTGATCAACCCGAAGACAATCTCGACAACCGCTATATCGCAGACAAGATCGCGCCCGATCTGCTCTCAAAAAAGAGAACTCAACAATTCATCGCCACGTCTCACAACGCAAATCTAGTTGTGCTTACGGATTCAGATCTTATTGTTCATGCCGACTCGGACGGCCGAACAGGAGAATTCGTTGCGCGTGGATTCTTCGGTGCGCCCGGAAATGCGATTGGCCGTTCGGTACTTGATGTTCTTGATGGGGGAAAACAGGCGCTTCTGGCTCGTCAACGAAAGTACGGCGCGACGATGCCGTCTTAG
- a CDS encoding ExeM/NucH family extracellular endonuclease, translating into MTTNIRTTSWLIAVAMTLMFTGGCEAEENVSISDLRDIDRVQVLVGKPVQISGIVTADYRQPEQIGGVFLQQPVPAASDRSSAIFIRMDAAEPIAVGDQIHVRGVLAEAGERPRLKPLANHTSLEIRNDGPGTAIQPVDLSLRNQDVDWQALDGMLVRFPAEMIVTETYDLGRYGQVTLSEGEQLYTPTDYIDPNDHAPAGNTTTGDQNVDAIHDAQRRDEKHSIVLDDGSAKQNRQETFLIPATANPQTPATLRLGTKITNLTGVVTKVKDRYMVMPAGELDIQYAPRPAYPDLGDRDLTIASFNVLNYYTTLDDGQNQARGADSPEELARQQAKLVAALLALDADIVGLMELENNLQAEQTLLQALNAAVAGQPYVGVGLPAGFANAPGGDYPVRVGIIYRRDRVEPVGELEMVVDPAFANARTPLVQTFRRRSDEIAFSVVVNHFKSKGSREATGAERDQNDGQAAYNPSRRNQASAILRFVESAARQGQRNLLVLGDLNAYAQEDPIDMLRSGGLVDLLLAANDQPHRYSYVYRGKAGRLDHALATPEFAERVTRAAIWNINSAEPRLLDYNLEYNPQHLYRPDPYRSSDHDPVLIGIALP; encoded by the coding sequence ATGACCACGAATATTCGAACCACTAGTTGGTTGATCGCTGTGGCGATGACCTTGATGTTTACTGGTGGTTGTGAGGCCGAGGAGAATGTTTCCATCTCTGACCTGCGAGATATTGACCGCGTCCAGGTCCTGGTCGGCAAACCAGTGCAGATCAGCGGCATTGTCACCGCGGATTATCGCCAACCGGAGCAAATCGGCGGAGTTTTTCTGCAACAGCCCGTGCCGGCTGCGTCAGATCGCTCATCGGCGATATTCATTCGGATGGACGCGGCCGAGCCGATTGCGGTGGGGGACCAGATTCATGTGCGTGGCGTGCTGGCCGAGGCGGGGGAGCGCCCTCGGCTCAAACCTTTGGCAAACCATACCTCGCTGGAAATTCGCAACGACGGGCCCGGTACGGCGATCCAACCGGTTGATTTGTCGCTGCGAAACCAAGACGTTGATTGGCAAGCACTGGACGGTATGCTGGTGCGGTTTCCCGCCGAAATGATTGTTACCGAAACCTACGACTTGGGGCGATACGGACAGGTCACGCTTTCCGAAGGCGAACAACTCTATACCCCCACCGACTACATCGATCCCAATGACCACGCCCCGGCCGGCAACACAACGACGGGCGATCAAAATGTTGACGCGATCCATGACGCTCAGCGGCGGGACGAAAAACACAGTATCGTCCTGGACGATGGAAGTGCGAAACAGAATCGCCAGGAGACTTTTTTAATCCCCGCCACGGCCAACCCGCAAACGCCCGCCACGCTGCGACTGGGAACCAAGATCACAAACCTGACCGGCGTGGTGACCAAAGTCAAAGACCGCTACATGGTCATGCCCGCGGGCGAGCTCGACATCCAGTATGCTCCGCGGCCCGCCTACCCTGATCTCGGCGACCGTGATCTGACCATCGCCAGCTTTAATGTGCTCAACTACTACACCACCCTTGACGACGGGCAGAATCAAGCTCGTGGAGCCGACAGTCCGGAAGAACTGGCCCGCCAACAGGCCAAACTGGTGGCCGCCCTGCTCGCACTCGACGCCGACATCGTCGGCCTGATGGAACTGGAAAACAACCTGCAAGCTGAACAAACACTGCTGCAGGCACTCAACGCGGCCGTCGCTGGTCAACCCTATGTCGGAGTGGGGTTGCCGGCGGGTTTTGCCAACGCACCGGGAGGTGATTACCCGGTCCGCGTCGGAATCATCTACCGCCGCGATCGCGTGGAGCCAGTCGGTGAATTGGAAATGGTGGTCGATCCGGCGTTTGCCAACGCCCGAACGCCGCTGGTCCAGACCTTCCGCCGTCGCAGCGACGAGATAGCGTTTTCCGTGGTCGTCAATCACTTCAAATCCAAGGGCTCACGCGAGGCAACAGGAGCGGAGCGTGACCAGAATGATGGACAAGCGGCCTACAACCCGTCGCGTCGAAACCAAGCATCCGCCATTTTGCGATTCGTGGAATCGGCGGCGCGGCAAGGGCAGAGAAACTTGTTAGTTCTCGGTGACCTCAACGCCTACGCCCAGGAAGACCCGATTGACATGTTGCGCAGCGGCGGCCTGGTGGACCTGTTGCTTGCCGCCAACGACCAGCCCCATCGGTACAGCTACGTCTATCGCGGCAAAGCCGGTCGGCTCGATCACGCCTTGGCGACGCCCGAGTTCGCCGAGCGGGTCACGCGAGCCGCGATTTGGAATATCAACTCCGCCGAACCCCGCTTGCTGGACTACAACCTCGAGTACAACCCCCAGCACCTCTACCGCCCCGATCCCTACCGCTCCTCCGACCACGACCCCGTCCTGATCGGAATCGCCCTGCCGTAA
- a CDS encoding DUF1559 family PulG-like putative transporter gives MVQRKGFTLVELLVVIAIIGVLVGLLLPAVQSAREAARRMSCQNNIRQLALASHNFESTHNHFPPGLTTYTYTRPRSTRVSDWYGETVFVHLLPYIEGNNIHDMWDWSGTYQAALNNTTDPANTRLRNRNAATAQPMSTYLCPSDLLNETVIELDYQLAGYPLGFFAMTSYLANCGTHSTYFRDADMQNNGVFFMTGEDSQPETYQHNLTDGEQPATFSSLRDGTSNTLLFGERFHYDPIFDEKLYNHPAKYSRYPINKWGAWTWTGGGNGTTHVFGSSRVPINYSTPVSAPVGYASVNLRMSAFGSGHPGGANFAFADGSTRYLSETVNFALFQALSTKAEGELIDYSNGAY, from the coding sequence ATGGTGCAGCGAAAGGGATTTACATTGGTCGAGCTGTTGGTGGTGATTGCCATCATCGGCGTACTGGTCGGTTTGCTATTGCCGGCCGTGCAGAGTGCTCGCGAAGCGGCCCGGCGGATGAGTTGCCAGAACAACATCCGGCAACTCGCCCTCGCTTCTCACAATTTTGAATCCACCCACAACCACTTTCCTCCAGGCTTGACCACCTACACCTACACGCGTCCCCGTTCGACGCGTGTCTCGGACTGGTACGGGGAAACGGTGTTTGTGCATCTGCTGCCCTATATCGAAGGCAATAACATCCACGACATGTGGGATTGGTCCGGCACCTACCAAGCGGCGCTCAACAATACCACTGATCCGGCCAACACGCGGTTGCGAAACCGCAATGCCGCCACGGCTCAGCCGATGAGCACCTATCTGTGCCCTTCCGACCTGCTCAACGAAACGGTGATTGAACTGGACTATCAACTGGCGGGATATCCCTTGGGCTTCTTTGCCATGACCAGCTATCTGGCCAATTGTGGAACCCACTCCACCTATTTCCGTGATGCCGACATGCAAAACAACGGCGTGTTTTTCATGACCGGCGAAGACAGCCAACCAGAAACGTATCAACATAACTTGACCGACGGCGAGCAACCGGCCACGTTCTCCAGCCTGCGTGACGGAACCAGCAACACGTTGTTGTTTGGCGAGCGTTTTCATTATGACCCCATCTTCGATGAAAAGCTGTACAACCATCCCGCCAAGTACAGTCGCTATCCGATCAATAAGTGGGGTGCCTGGACGTGGACCGGAGGCGGCAACGGCACCACGCACGTGTTTGGTTCCAGCCGTGTGCCGATCAACTACTCCACACCCGTCTCGGCACCGGTCGGTTATGCCTCAGTAAACCTCCGCATGTCGGCCTTCGGCAGCGGGCATCCGGGCGGTGCCAACTTTGCCTTCGCCGACGGCAGCACTCGCTACCTTTCCGAAACCGTCAACTTTGCGTTGTTCCAAGCGCTCAGTACCAAGGCGGAAGGTGAGCTGATTGATTATTCAAACGGCGCGTACTAA